In the Magnetospira sp. QH-2 genome, one interval contains:
- a CDS encoding response regulator, whose translation MARVLIIDDDFQFCEMIREMIVSVGHETVVAHSGGEAMDRIEAQCFDLVVADIVMPGGNGAMVVRRLKQECPDTKIIVLTGYKAMSRLVERGALEGVDVLFQKPIPMDAFLADVERLIAA comes from the coding sequence TTGGCCCGCGTATTGATCATAGATGATGACTTTCAATTCTGTGAGATGATCCGGGAAATGATTGTTTCGGTCGGGCATGAGACCGTGGTCGCCCATAGCGGAGGCGAGGCAATGGATCGGATTGAGGCCCAGTGCTTTGATCTGGTGGTCGCCGATATCGTCATGCCCGGCGGAAATGGCGCCATGGTGGTGCGGCGGCTAAAGCAGGAGTGCCCCGACACCAAGATCATAGTCTTAACTGGTTACAAAGCCATGTCTCGCCTTGTTGAGCGGGGGGCCTTGGAGGGCGTGGACGTCCTATTCCAAAAGCCGATCCCGATGGACGCATTTTTGGCGGATGTGGAACGTCTAATAGCAGCTTAA
- a CDS encoding EipB family protein, whose translation MMFLLRGLFGILLIVLVWGDATARAQGLVSHRALYDVSLLESREGSGVVQATGIFFYRFQSRCDGWSTENRSRLILGDADGGLEENLWSLTSWEARDGTHYRFWGREVDNGAVISLMRGEATLEADNRQVVFTQPEEAYFDLPPGTLFPSRHLIELLKAARDGKRMMAVPLFDGADQGGAMQVSAMISGSKPSDKGAGSLLEGAGLTPLPVTPIHMAYFDPASGEPLPVVELSAHYRPDGIAESLVQDFGDFAIRGVLMQLELLPDEGC comes from the coding sequence ATGATGTTCTTGCTGCGCGGCCTCTTTGGTATCCTTCTGATCGTCCTCGTCTGGGGCGACGCCACCGCGCGCGCGCAGGGCTTGGTGTCGCACCGGGCGTTATATGATGTGTCGTTGCTGGAATCCCGAGAAGGCTCGGGGGTTGTCCAGGCCACCGGGATCTTTTTTTACCGCTTCCAAAGCCGTTGTGACGGCTGGTCTACCGAGAACCGCAGTCGATTGATCCTTGGTGATGCGGATGGGGGGCTGGAGGAGAATCTCTGGTCCTTGACGAGTTGGGAAGCCCGTGATGGTACCCACTATCGTTTTTGGGGCCGCGAAGTGGACAATGGCGCGGTGATCAGTTTGATGCGCGGAGAAGCGACGTTGGAGGCTGACAACCGCCAAGTGGTTTTTACCCAGCCGGAAGAGGCCTATTTTGATCTGCCGCCCGGTACCCTGTTTCCCAGCCGCCACCTGATCGAGCTTCTAAAGGCAGCACGCGACGGAAAAAGGATGATGGCGGTTCCATTGTTCGATGGGGCCGATCAAGGTGGGGCCATGCAAGTGTCGGCAATGATCTCCGGCTCGAAACCGTCTGACAAGGGAGCGGGCTCTTTGCTGGAGGGGGCCGGATTGACACCGCTTCCGGTGACCCCCATTCATATGGCCTATTTTGATCCCGCGAGTGGCGAGCCCCTGCCGGTGGTGGAACTCTCCGCCCATTACAGGCCCGACGGGATCGCTGAATCCCTGGTTCAGGATTTCGGCGATTTTGCTATTCGCGGTGTCCTGATGCAGTTGGAATTGCTCCCCGACGAGGGGTGTTAG
- a CDS encoding SPOR domain-containing protein — MKKAIVVLALPLLVGGCALPMSVRIATWAVDGISYLATEKSLSDHMLSAVTEQDCAVWRGIKGDDICIDTSDEIQVAAVEVAKATGEQPPVGAVSAMTETPVAEADEQDAGEDLATFVTAAGPVQKNEETARQYSATETLLAGLPLPKSKPVAPVSEQTLIAKADRLPVHETDEPPLRLVNSELVYVIGSYGTMEEAASKSLKLAGLRPVVVHRPMDGGMVYRLVVGFSEADQKRVRSRIVKAGVRNLWAARFEQEAWPVVSETELAKAAGAEVADVRIQ, encoded by the coding sequence ATGAAAAAAGCAATCGTTGTTTTGGCCCTGCCATTATTGGTCGGGGGCTGTGCGTTACCCATGTCGGTTCGTATCGCCACATGGGCGGTGGACGGCATCAGCTATCTGGCGACCGAGAAATCCCTGAGCGATCATATGCTGTCGGCGGTGACCGAACAGGACTGCGCGGTATGGCGTGGTATCAAGGGCGACGACATCTGCATCGATACAAGCGACGAAATTCAAGTGGCGGCGGTCGAAGTGGCCAAGGCCACGGGTGAGCAGCCGCCGGTGGGCGCTGTCTCCGCGATGACCGAAACACCGGTCGCGGAAGCTGATGAACAGGACGCGGGTGAAGATCTGGCGACATTCGTCACCGCTGCTGGGCCGGTCCAAAAAAATGAAGAGACCGCGCGCCAGTATTCCGCTACCGAGACCCTGTTGGCCGGATTGCCGCTTCCCAAATCCAAGCCCGTGGCCCCTGTCAGCGAACAGACACTGATCGCCAAGGCCGACCGGCTTCCGGTACACGAAACCGATGAGCCGCCGCTGCGGTTGGTCAATAGTGAACTGGTCTATGTGATTGGGTCCTACGGCACCATGGAAGAGGCGGCGAGCAAGTCTCTCAAGCTGGCCGGTTTGCGTCCGGTGGTGGTCCATCGTCCCATGGATGGCGGCATGGTCTATCGCTTGGTGGTTGGCTTCAGCGAAGCGGATCAAAAGAGAGTACGGAGCCGCATCGTCAAGGCCGGTGTCCGAAATCTTTGGGCTGCCCGGTTCGAGCAGGAAGCTTGGCCTGTGGTTTCCGAAACGGAACTGGCCAAAGCTGCCGGAGCCGAAGTGGCGGACGTCCGCATTCAGTAA
- the mak gene encoding fructokinase, with the protein MRIGIDLGGTKIEGIALDDQGRELLRDRISTPAGDYQGTLSAVIQLVETIERKTGQQGSVGVGIPGTISPVTGLIKNANSTCLIGHPLDRDLSKGLNRPVNLANDANCFAVSEAMDGAGEGYQVVFGVILGTGVGGGLVFNHQAHVGPNAIGGEWGHNPLPWPTDDERPGPPCYCGKRGCIETHLSGPGFAGDYRRRAGADQTVQGALEICQRIKDGDPAAQQAMQTYEHRLARALAGVINIIDPDIIVLGGGLSNIDRLYNNVPKLWQDWVFSDHADTPLRKNRHGDSSGVRGAAWLWPSAG; encoded by the coding sequence ATGCGCATCGGCATCGACCTGGGCGGCACCAAGATCGAAGGGATCGCTCTGGATGACCAGGGACGGGAACTCCTCCGGGACCGCATTTCCACCCCAGCCGGAGATTATCAAGGCACCCTGAGTGCGGTCATTCAACTGGTGGAAACCATTGAAAGAAAAACCGGACAGCAAGGGTCCGTGGGTGTCGGCATCCCCGGCACAATCTCTCCTGTCACGGGCCTGATCAAAAACGCCAATTCAACCTGCCTTATCGGCCATCCCTTGGACCGGGACCTGTCCAAAGGTCTCAATCGTCCGGTCAATCTGGCCAACGACGCCAATTGCTTTGCCGTGTCTGAGGCCATGGATGGCGCGGGAGAGGGCTATCAGGTGGTATTCGGCGTGATCCTTGGCACCGGCGTGGGCGGCGGCCTGGTTTTCAACCACCAAGCTCATGTGGGACCCAATGCCATTGGCGGAGAATGGGGCCACAACCCCCTGCCCTGGCCCACCGACGATGAACGGCCCGGCCCGCCCTGCTATTGCGGCAAAAGAGGCTGTATTGAGACTCATTTGTCTGGGCCGGGTTTCGCGGGGGACTATCGACGCCGCGCGGGGGCCGACCAGACCGTGCAAGGCGCCCTGGAAATCTGCCAGCGGATCAAGGACGGCGACCCAGCGGCCCAACAAGCCATGCAGACCTATGAACACCGCCTCGCGCGCGCTCTTGCCGGGGTCATCAATATAATCGACCCGGACATTATCGTGCTGGGGGGTGGCCTATCCAATATTGATCGATTGTACAACAACGTCCCGAAGCTGTGGCAAGATTGGGTATTCTCCGACCACGCCGACACGCCTTTGCGAAAGAACCGCCATGGCGATTCAAGCGGCGTCCGGGGCGCTGCATGGCTGTGGCCGTCGGCAGGCTAA
- a CDS encoding GGDEF domain-containing protein, which translates to MNAQFGLPIKTANDEPEHDLVSHITHLIYWLSDDVSPASSLRETGSTIDAAEAALISAMQAANLIAEQKARIAKLEEQVLTDELTQLSNRRGFLREVRRIRSAMDRYDEQGLLLFIDLDGFKQVNDTFGHAAGDTVLQRVADVLRDSVRQSDVVARLGGDEFVVLLSHASPEAARTKARELDRILNAAKAWWHDHQIPIRASIGIRKVTRNCAMDKLLREADNAMYASKRSRCSSLPALSQP; encoded by the coding sequence ATGAACGCTCAATTCGGACTGCCCATCAAGACGGCCAATGACGAACCGGAACACGATCTGGTCAGCCATATCACCCATTTGATTTACTGGCTGAGCGATGATGTATCCCCTGCCTCCTCTCTCCGCGAAACCGGCTCGACCATTGATGCCGCCGAAGCAGCCCTGATCTCCGCCATGCAGGCGGCCAACCTAATTGCCGAGCAGAAAGCCCGGATTGCCAAGTTGGAAGAACAGGTGCTGACCGACGAGCTGACCCAACTGAGCAACCGGCGTGGCTTCTTGCGAGAAGTCCGCCGGATCCGCTCAGCAATGGACCGGTACGACGAACAAGGGTTGCTGCTGTTCATCGATCTGGATGGCTTCAAGCAGGTCAACGACACCTTCGGCCACGCCGCCGGAGACACCGTCCTGCAACGGGTTGCCGATGTGCTGCGTGACAGCGTGCGGCAATCGGATGTGGTCGCCCGTCTCGGTGGCGACGAATTCGTGGTGCTGCTTTCCCATGCCTCTCCCGAGGCGGCACGGACCAAGGCACGGGAGCTGGATCGCATTCTCAACGCTGCAAAGGCTTGGTGGCATGATCATCAAATTCCCATCCGGGCCAGCATCGGCATCCGTAAAGTGACCCGAAACTGCGCCATGGACAAGCTGCTGCGCGAGGCCGACAACGCCATGTACGCCAGCAAGCGGTCGCGATGTTCGAGCCTGCCCGCCTTGTCCCAGCCCTGA
- the aspS gene encoding aspartate--tRNA ligase, with the protein MHPYRSHNCGELRPHNTGQEVRLSGWVHRKRDHGNLLFIDLRDHFGVTQCVIDVSSPLFAQAEAMRPESVIIVDGKVVDRTEDTINPNLPTGHVEVQVATMTIESPAEQLPLQVFGEAEYPEETRLRYRFIDLRREKVHANIVLRSRIISSIRRRMTDSGFLEMQTPILTASSPEGARDYLVPSRIHPGQFYALPQAPQQFKQMLMVAGFDKYFQIAPCFRDEDARADRSPGEFYQLDFEMSFATQEDVFEILEPVLSGVFEEFGEGRHVTEHPFPRIPYREAMQKYGTDKPDLRNPIEMSDATETFRGSGFKIFAGMIEKNDRVRVYAIPAVGGGSRAFCDRMNSWAQSEGQPGLGYIFFRDGEGAGPVAKNIGQDRAAALRDELGLKDGDAVFFVAGVPSEFAAFAAAARTKVGEDLDLVEKGCFKFCWVVDFPMYELDEETGKIEFSHNPFSMPQGGLEALETMDPLDVLAYQYDIVCNGIELSSGAVRNHRPDIMVKAFDIAGYDEAVVEKEFGGMLNAFKFGAPPHAGCAPGIDRMVMLLADEPNIREVIAFPMNQQAQDLLMGAPAVIDETRYRELHIRAQLPKVKVKKKQEGEDASED; encoded by the coding sequence ATGCATCCCTATCGCTCGCACAACTGCGGGGAATTGCGCCCCCACAACACCGGACAAGAGGTCCGCCTGTCGGGCTGGGTGCATCGGAAAAGGGATCACGGCAATCTCTTGTTCATCGACCTGCGCGACCATTTCGGGGTCACCCAATGTGTCATCGACGTATCCAGCCCGCTGTTTGCCCAGGCCGAGGCCATGCGCCCGGAAAGCGTGATCATTGTAGATGGAAAGGTCGTTGATCGCACCGAGGACACCATCAATCCCAACCTGCCCACCGGCCACGTGGAGGTGCAGGTTGCGACCATGACCATCGAATCTCCGGCCGAGCAACTGCCCTTGCAGGTCTTCGGCGAGGCGGAGTATCCGGAAGAAACCCGGCTGCGGTATCGCTTCATCGACCTGCGCCGGGAAAAGGTCCATGCCAATATCGTGCTGCGCTCGCGGATCATCTCGTCGATCCGCCGCCGCATGACCGATTCCGGGTTCCTGGAAATGCAGACCCCGATTCTCACCGCCTCGTCGCCGGAAGGGGCGCGGGACTATCTGGTGCCGTCGCGCATCCATCCGGGGCAGTTCTATGCTCTGCCGCAGGCGCCGCAGCAGTTCAAGCAGATGCTGATGGTTGCCGGTTTCGATAAGTATTTCCAGATCGCGCCCTGTTTCCGCGACGAGGATGCCCGTGCCGACCGCTCGCCGGGCGAGTTCTATCAGCTCGACTTCGAGATGTCCTTCGCCACCCAGGAGGACGTGTTTGAAATCCTCGAGCCGGTACTGAGCGGCGTGTTCGAGGAGTTCGGCGAGGGCCGCCATGTGACCGAGCATCCGTTCCCGCGCATACCTTACCGCGAGGCCATGCAGAAGTACGGTACCGACAAGCCCGACCTGCGCAATCCCATCGAGATGAGCGATGCCACCGAGACTTTCCGGGGCTCGGGCTTCAAGATCTTTGCCGGGATGATCGAGAAGAATGATCGTGTGCGGGTCTATGCCATCCCCGCCGTCGGCGGCGGCAGCCGGGCATTTTGCGACCGCATGAACAGCTGGGCCCAGTCCGAGGGGCAGCCGGGCCTGGGCTATATTTTCTTCCGCGACGGCGAGGGTGCCGGACCGGTGGCCAAGAACATCGGCCAGGACCGGGCCGCCGCGCTTCGGGACGAACTGGGTCTCAAGGACGGCGACGCGGTATTTTTCGTCGCCGGGGTGCCGTCGGAGTTCGCGGCATTTGCCGCAGCCGCCCGGACCAAGGTCGGCGAGGATCTGGATTTGGTCGAAAAAGGTTGTTTCAAGTTCTGCTGGGTGGTCGATTTCCCCATGTACGAACTGGACGAGGAAACCGGCAAAATCGAGTTTTCCCACAATCCCTTCTCCATGCCCCAAGGCGGTCTGGAGGCTCTGGAGACCATGGATCCGTTGGATGTCCTGGCTTATCAGTATGATATCGTCTGCAACGGGATCGAGCTATCCTCGGGCGCGGTGCGGAACCATCGCCCGGACATCATGGTCAAGGCCTTCGATATCGCCGGGTATGACGAAGCGGTGGTGGAAAAGGAATTCGGCGGCATGCTCAATGCCTTTAAATTCGGGGCGCCGCCCCATGCCGGATGTGCCCCGGGCATCGATCGCATGGTCATGCTGCTGGCTGATGAGCCCAATATTCGCGAGGTCATCGCATTTCCGATGAATCAACAGGCACAGGATTTGTTGATGGGAGCGCCGGCTGTCATTGATGAGACCCGCTATCGAGAATTGCATATCCGGGCTCAGTTGCCGAAGGTGAAAGTAAAGAAAAAACAAGAGGGTGAAGACGCGTCGGAAGACTGA
- a CDS encoding helix-turn-helix transcriptional regulator: protein MDLEIFQNNVRQASELLKAMSNPHRLLVLCQLASGEKSVGQLETVVGLKQSALSQHLARLRRDRLVQARRSAQNVYYSLEGEEASSVIETLYGLYCGPAEAMAADSEQEADSAACPAPNATAHAA from the coding sequence ATGGACCTGGAAATTTTTCAGAACAATGTGAGACAGGCAAGTGAATTGCTCAAAGCCATGAGCAATCCACATCGTCTTCTCGTTCTATGCCAGTTGGCGAGCGGTGAGAAATCCGTTGGTCAATTGGAAACAGTGGTTGGACTCAAGCAGTCGGCTCTGTCACAGCACCTGGCGCGTTTGCGGCGCGACCGATTGGTCCAAGCCCGCCGGAGCGCTCAGAACGTTTATTATTCCCTTGAAGGAGAAGAGGCCAGTTCCGTCATTGAAACGCTCTATGGCCTTTATTGTGGACCGGCGGAAGCCATGGCCGCAGACAGTGAGCAGGAAGCCGACAGCGCCGCCTGCCCCGCTCCGAACGCGACCGCGCACGCCGCCTAA